TCAGGGCGCCGCCGATCAGCAGGGCGATGAGCAGGATGCCGCCGAGGAGCATGCGCCAGGTGGGGAAGGCCCTGCGCCATCCGGTCCGCTTCCGGTTCCGGTTGCGCCCGGTCTGCGGCTCGGCCGGCGGGCCGGGCGCCTTTTCGGGCGGCGGTCCGGCGTTCGCACCAGGGGTGTCGGGGTCGCGAGGGGTCCAGCCCGGGGGTAGTGACTGGTCGTTCATCTCCGGGGCTCCTCGACGGTGTACGACATATCCGCATCTGTGCCAATGGTGTCTACCTGATAGCCGATGTGCGTGCTTCGGACGGGCGTAAATCCGTCGCGTGGCTCGCCCCTCCGCACTAAGCTCGCGCGCTTTGGCCGACGTAGGAACGACCTGGGAAGGGGAGGGATACGGTGCGCCGGGAAGTGAGCCGGGAAGTGAGCCGGGGAGCGGACGCCGAAGGGGAAGCGGAAGGGGAAGCCGAAGCGGAAGCGGAAGCCGGCACGGGGAGCGGGGACGTCCGCCGCAGGGCGGTGGCCGGGGACGCGGGGCACTGCTTGCGGCTGTACGGGGCCGTCGCGGTCGGCGGGTTCCGGCGATACGCCACCTACGGGACGGCCACGGCGGCCGGTGTGTTCACCAACACCGTGTTCGGCTTCATCCTCGCGTACACGTACGTGGCGCTGTGGGACGAGCGGCCCGGCCTCGGCGGCTACAGCCAGGGGCAGGCACTGGCCTTCATCTGGGTCAGCCAGTCGCTGCTGGCCGCCGCCGCGCTGATGGGCGGAGGGTTCCAGGAGGAGTTCCAGGAGCGCGTCCGGACGGGCGACATCGCCGTCGACCTGTACCGCCCCGCCGACCTCCAGCTGTGGTGGCTCGCGGCCGACATGGGCAGGGCCGCCTTCCAGCTGCTGGGGCGCGGGCTGGTGCCGGTCCTGGCGGGGGCGCTCGCCTTCCCGCTGGCGCTGCCCGCCGATCCGGTGCGCTGGCTGCTGTTCGTGGTGGCCGTGGTGCTCGGCCTGGTGGTGAGTTTCGCGGTGCGGTTCCTGCTGGGGCTGGCGGCGTTCTGGCTGCTGGACGGCACCGGGATCAACATGATGGCCGGTCTGGTCTCGGTGTTCTTCTCCGGGATGCTGCTGCCGCTGACCGTCTTCCCGGGCGGGTTCGGGGACGTGGTCCGGATGCTGCCGTGGGCGGCGATGCTCCAGGTGCCGATGGACGTCCTGCTGGGTGAGGGCGCGGGGGCGGGCGGCGCGGGAGGGGCGCTCGCGTTCCAGGCCGGGTGGGCGCTGGTGTTGTTGGGTGCGGG
This Streptomyces sp. NBC_00539 DNA region includes the following protein-coding sequences:
- a CDS encoding ABC transporter permease translates to MRLYGAVAVGGFRRYATYGTATAAGVFTNTVFGFILAYTYVALWDERPGLGGYSQGQALAFIWVSQSLLAAAALMGGGFQEEFQERVRTGDIAVDLYRPADLQLWWLAADMGRAAFQLLGRGLVPVLAGALAFPLALPADPVRWLLFVVAVVLGLVVSFAVRFLLGLAAFWLLDGTGINMMAGLVSVFFSGMLLPLTVFPGGFGDVVRMLPWAAMLQVPMDVLLGEGAGAGGAGGALAFQAGWALVLLGAGRLMQAAATRKVVVQGG